A genomic segment from Streptosporangiales bacterium encodes:
- a CDS encoding tyrosine-type recombinase/integrase: MLEIVGRVTRGERVDDKTTVAEWLRYWINEKTKNDGPSAAGRKVRGSTARNYRQHIEDYLVLHLGGVRLARLSAEDISEGFDALLEEVADRDGRKIGGSTIRRIHATLQSSLNAAVRARRMSWNPALFVTLPDVDRPKVRPWEPAELGRFLDHVQGDRLAALFEAMAATGLRRGEALGLRWADVDDERATITVRQQLIELRRGQEPSFGPPKTKSGENRRIELDSRTLGVLLAHQLTQRVERETWGDAYTSYDLVFAREDGRPYEPSGVTKRFGELAAAAKVRHVRLHDLRHGAASLMLASGTPIELVSKILGHSSIAITLDTYSHLLEGVGRRAAEAAVALVPRTPTPPREQSVSISSERTTGPPPGLIPRRPLTCMNVNRGVWAAWGSNPEPAD; encoded by the coding sequence AGAAGACCAAGAACGACGGGCCGAGTGCTGCGGGGAGGAAGGTGCGCGGGTCGACGGCGCGAAACTACCGACAGCACATCGAGGACTACCTCGTGCTGCACCTCGGTGGTGTCCGGCTGGCGCGGCTGTCCGCAGAGGACATCTCCGAGGGATTCGATGCGCTGCTGGAGGAGGTCGCAGACCGGGACGGCCGAAAGATCGGTGGATCGACGATCCGGAGGATCCACGCCACCCTGCAATCCAGCTTGAATGCGGCTGTCAGGGCACGGCGGATGTCGTGGAACCCGGCGCTGTTCGTGACCTTGCCGGATGTGGACCGGCCGAAGGTGCGGCCGTGGGAACCTGCTGAGCTCGGAAGATTCCTCGATCACGTCCAGGGCGACCGACTCGCGGCGCTATTTGAGGCGATGGCTGCAACCGGGTTGCGCCGCGGTGAAGCGCTCGGTCTGCGGTGGGCCGACGTCGACGACGAGCGCGCCACGATCACCGTGCGGCAGCAACTCATCGAACTACGCCGCGGCCAGGAGCCGAGCTTTGGCCCGCCGAAGACGAAGAGCGGGGAGAATCGCCGTATCGAACTGGATTCCCGCACACTCGGCGTGCTGCTGGCGCATCAACTCACCCAGCGAGTCGAGCGAGAGACGTGGGGGGATGCCTACACCAGCTACGACCTCGTGTTCGCTCGCGAGGACGGCCGGCCCTACGAGCCCAGCGGCGTGACCAAAAGGTTCGGTGAGCTGGCCGCCGCGGCAAAGGTGCGCCACGTGCGTCTGCATGACCTGCGCCATGGCGCAGCATCACTGATGCTGGCGTCCGGTACGCCGATCGAGCTCGTGTCCAAGATCCTCGGGCACTCCTCAATCGCGATCACCCTCGACACCTACTCGCACCTGTTGGAGGGAGTTGGCAGGCGTGCCGCCGAGGCCGCGGTCGCGCTTGTTCCGCGCACACCAACGCCGCCTCGTGAGCAAAGTGTGAGCATCTCTAGCGAAAGGACGACAGGACCGCCTCCTGGGCTGATCCCAAGACGGCCTCTGACCTGCATGAACGTGAACCGGGGGGTGTGGGCCGCCTGGGGATCGAACCCAGAACCCGCGGATTAA
- a CDS encoding MFS transporter yields the protein MRRMTGRRWLMLAAGIAAQAATSVVTNGTPYLAPTMRTDLGLSLGHVGVLVACPLAGAIATLVAWGAAADRVGEKRVLVLGVGLCGIIVLATTVVRGVVPLGVLLVLAGAASGSVSSASGRLVLGWFGTRERGLAMGLRQTALPLGMGLAALILPPLAERWGLYGALPVAGALCVVVALVCAFVLVDPPRPAQRVGDGGAPTGSPYRKPTLWRVHAASALLVMPQFTVGAFGLVFLVDVRSWSPATAGQLLAATQVLGAASRIGAGYWSDRVGSRLRPMRLLAVGNAVIVASLGLFAVRPSWVTATVLVVASVVTVAGNGLAFTATAELAGPQWAGRALGVQNTAQSMMATATPPLVGVLVTVAGSGGSAYAYAFWLAACFAAAAVPVTPAGAGRSRASRPSP from the coding sequence ATGCGTCGGATGACGGGTCGGCGCTGGCTCATGCTGGCGGCCGGCATCGCGGCACAGGCCGCCACGTCGGTCGTGACCAACGGCACTCCGTACCTCGCACCCACCATGCGGACCGATCTCGGGCTGTCCCTCGGCCACGTCGGCGTGCTCGTCGCCTGTCCGCTGGCCGGCGCGATCGCCACGCTGGTCGCGTGGGGAGCCGCGGCCGATCGCGTCGGGGAGAAGCGGGTGCTCGTCCTCGGGGTCGGCCTGTGCGGGATCATCGTGCTGGCCACCACCGTGGTCCGCGGTGTCGTCCCGCTCGGGGTCCTACTCGTGCTCGCCGGTGCCGCGAGCGGGTCGGTCAGCTCGGCGAGTGGCCGGCTCGTGCTCGGCTGGTTCGGGACCCGCGAGCGCGGGTTGGCGATGGGCCTGCGGCAGACCGCCCTGCCGCTCGGCATGGGCCTCGCCGCGCTCATCCTGCCGCCGCTCGCGGAACGCTGGGGCCTGTACGGCGCGCTGCCCGTCGCGGGTGCGCTCTGTGTCGTCGTGGCGCTCGTTTGCGCGTTCGTCCTGGTCGACCCGCCGCGCCCGGCTCAGCGGGTGGGTGACGGCGGCGCACCCACGGGCTCTCCGTACCGCAAGCCCACGCTGTGGCGGGTGCACGCGGCGAGCGCGCTGCTCGTGATGCCGCAGTTCACGGTGGGCGCGTTCGGCCTCGTCTTCCTCGTCGACGTGCGCTCATGGTCGCCGGCGACCGCCGGACAGCTGCTCGCGGCGACGCAGGTGCTCGGTGCCGCGAGCAGGATCGGCGCCGGGTACTGGTCCGACCGGGTCGGCAGCCGGTTGCGGCCGATGCGGCTGCTCGCCGTCGGCAACGCCGTGATCGTGGCCTCGCTCGGCCTGTTCGCCGTCCGCCCGTCGTGGGTCACGGCGACGGTCCTGGTGGTCGCGAGCGTGGTCACCGTCGCGGGCAACGGCCTTGCCTTCACCGCCACGGCCGAGCTGGCGGGACCGCAGTGGGCCGGCCGCGCCCTCGGGGTGCAGAACACCGCGCAGAGCATGATGGCCACCGCGACGCCGCCGCTCGTCGGGGTACTGGTGACGGTGGCGGGTTCCGGCGGATCGGCGTACGCGTACGCCTTCTGGCTCGCTGCCTGCTTCGCCGCCGCGGCCGTGCCCGTCACCCCCGCCGGAGCCGGCCGATCACGTGCGTCACGACCGAGTCCGTGA